The following proteins are co-located in the Spirosoma montaniterrae genome:
- the cobT gene encoding nicotinate-nucleotide--dimethylbenzimidazole phosphoribosyltransferase, whose protein sequence is MLEERIRQLIDNKTKPLGALGRLEDLALQIALLQQTETPRLENPHVLVFAADHGLTAEGVSAYPADVTFGMVHNFMAGGAAINVFCKQNGLSLLVCDVGVNGSFDQAGPTLVKYKIRPGTRNMRYEPAMTPDECAAAMDAGRTLVDGVRHRDCNIVGFGEMGIGNTSAAALLMHRFTGFPLPQCVGRGTGLDDAGVARKLAVLQAVAERHADATQPLDVLTAVGGLEIAAIAGGMLQAAENGMLILVDGFIATSALLVAHALNPSILKNCIFCHQSDEAGHRFMLDFLGAKPLLNLDLRLGEGTGCALAYPLIQAAVGMLNDMATMDVL, encoded by the coding sequence ATGCTCGAAGAACGCATCCGCCAACTAATCGACAACAAAACCAAACCTCTCGGTGCGCTGGGCCGCTTAGAAGACCTGGCCCTGCAAATTGCCCTTCTCCAACAAACCGAAACGCCCCGTCTCGAAAATCCGCACGTGCTTGTTTTTGCCGCCGACCACGGGCTGACGGCTGAGGGCGTAAGTGCCTATCCCGCCGACGTAACCTTCGGCATGGTGCATAATTTTATGGCGGGCGGGGCTGCTATCAACGTCTTTTGCAAACAAAATGGCCTGAGTCTGCTGGTGTGCGACGTGGGCGTAAACGGCAGCTTTGACCAGGCCGGGCCAACGTTGGTAAAGTACAAAATCAGGCCCGGAACACGCAACATGCGCTACGAACCGGCCATGACGCCCGACGAATGCGCGGCTGCAATGGACGCGGGCCGAACGCTGGTCGATGGGGTGCGGCACCGGGACTGCAACATAGTTGGCTTCGGCGAAATGGGTATTGGCAACACCTCGGCGGCTGCGTTGCTGATGCACCGCTTCACGGGCTTTCCATTGCCGCAGTGCGTTGGGCGCGGCACGGGTCTCGACGACGCGGGTGTTGCGCGGAAATTGGCTGTTTTACAAGCCGTTGCCGAACGTCACGCCGATGCTACGCAGCCACTCGACGTGCTGACGGCTGTGGGCGGGCTGGAAATTGCGGCTATTGCGGGTGGAATGTTGCAGGCCGCCGAAAACGGCATGTTGATTCTGGTCGATGGGTTTATTGCTACGTCGGCCCTGCTGGTGGCCCATGCGCTGAACCCGTCTATTTTGAAAAACTGTATTTTCTGCCACCAATCAGACGAAGCGGGGCATCGGTTCATGCTTGATTTTCTGGGCGCGAAACCGTTGCTGAATCTTGACCTGCGGCTGGGTGAAGGCACGGGCTGTGCGCTGGCCTATCCACTCATTCAGGCCGCCGTTGGGATGCTCAACGACATGGCAACAATGGACGTATTATGA
- a CDS encoding DUF421 domain-containing protein — protein sequence MDKLLSIDWDTMFTPSLSVAEMIIRGTITYWFCFLYIRFFRRSSGQLNISDILLITLISDAAQNSMAGQYESVTEGFVLVGTLVLWDYVINWLGYRSVLFDRLSSPEPALLIKDGVMQRQTMKKELITEDELLGLLRGQGVEKPEEVKLCYLEGSGNVSVIQKN from the coding sequence ATGGATAAATTATTGTCGATTGACTGGGATACTATGTTTACACCCAGTCTGTCGGTGGCCGAAATGATTATTCGCGGCACCATAACGTACTGGTTCTGTTTCCTATACATACGGTTCTTCCGACGCAGTTCGGGCCAACTGAACATCAGTGATATTCTGCTGATTACGCTTATTTCCGATGCTGCCCAAAATTCAATGGCTGGTCAATATGAATCCGTGACCGAAGGGTTCGTGCTGGTCGGAACGCTGGTTTTGTGGGATTACGTCATCAACTGGCTCGGCTACCGCTCTGTGCTGTTCGACCGGCTTAGTTCGCCCGAACCGGCGTTGCTCATTAAAGACGGCGTGATGCAGCGACAGACCATGAAAAAGGAACTGATTACCGAAGATGAACTATTGGGCCTGTTGCGCGGTCAAGGCGTTGAAAAGCCCGAAGAAGTGAAACTATGCTACTTAGAAGGCAGCGGTAACGTGAGTGTTATTCAAAAAAATTAA
- a CDS encoding alpha/beta hydrolase family protein, whose protein sequence is MTHCLSFLLLLLTSATLAQTTEPIQYAITQPANSSVTLEGTLSLPANAKGRVPVVLLIAGSGPTDRDCNSGYGLKTDAFNMLADSLNRLGIAVARYDKRYSGTNLMKAARQLPEQDFRFDYFVSDAIGFIRQLQADKRFSKVVVAGHSEGSLVGMLAARQTNVSGFISIAGAGQNIADVLKTQMQTLPDTLRRVAYRSLDSLRAGQLVKSPNPLLLSLLRPSLQPGMISWMKYDPAQEIKQFKGSVLIINGKRDFQVAVSEAERLKAARPDAQLLLFDRMTHVLKDAATDSMTDKQKTYSDPTLPLTPGLATAIAQFVMP, encoded by the coding sequence ATGACCCATTGCCTATCTTTCCTCCTACTGTTGCTGACGAGTGCTACGCTGGCTCAAACAACAGAACCGATTCAGTATGCTATTACGCAACCCGCCAATAGCAGCGTCACGCTCGAAGGCACGCTTAGTTTGCCCGCCAATGCTAAAGGTCGCGTGCCGGTGGTGCTGCTCATTGCCGGGTCTGGCCCTACCGACCGCGACTGCAACAGCGGCTACGGCCTGAAAACCGATGCCTTCAACATGCTGGCCGATAGCCTGAACCGGCTGGGCATTGCCGTAGCCCGCTACGACAAACGCTATTCTGGCACCAACCTGATGAAAGCGGCAAGGCAATTGCCCGAACAGGATTTCCGGTTCGATTACTTCGTTAGTGACGCCATTGGCTTCATCCGGCAACTACAGGCCGACAAACGCTTTTCCAAAGTCGTTGTGGCCGGGCATTCGGAAGGCTCTTTAGTGGGTATGCTGGCAGCGAGGCAAACAAATGTCAGCGGTTTTATTTCGATAGCCGGGGCGGGTCAGAACATCGCCGACGTGCTGAAAACACAGATGCAAACCCTTCCCGATACCCTGCGTCGAGTGGCCTACCGAAGTCTCGATTCGCTCCGGGCGGGTCAGTTGGTCAAGTCGCCAAACCCGCTGTTGTTGTCTTTGTTACGCCCTTCGCTCCAGCCGGGTATGATTTCCTGGATGAAGTATGACCCGGCTCAGGAAATCAAACAGTTTAAAGGCTCCGTGTTAATTATCAACGGCAAACGAGACTTCCAGGTAGCTGTCAGCGAAGCCGAACGCCTGAAAGCTGCCCGACCTGATGCGCAGTTGCTTTTGTTCGACCGAATGACGCACGTACTGAAAGATGCCGCCACCGACAGCATGACCGATAAGCAGAAAACCTACTCCGACCCTACCCTGCCCCTTACACCCGGTTTGGCAACAGCTATCGCGCAGTTTGTGATGCCGTAA
- a CDS encoding alpha/beta fold hydrolase → MRFYALLLLVGLSAGACTYLPEPESVAAGTTVSENRTAITVTTTRGVASTTGFIFYPGALVDPHAYVGLMELLADAPPGYRVFIAKVPANLAVLQPEAARSIMDEHPEIRTWVIGGHSLGGAMACTWVRRNPESVRGLVLLAAYPAGADNLSGWSGGVLSVYGTNDEVLNAVALAEAKDRLPKQTITTTIAGGNHAYFGNYGEQKGDGTATVSRREQQLETARQFIGFMKTLGL, encoded by the coding sequence ATGCGTTTTTACGCGTTGCTGCTGTTAGTCGGGCTAAGTGCCGGAGCCTGTACGTACCTGCCCGAACCGGAATCGGTAGCTGCGGGGACCACCGTCAGCGAAAATCGTACAGCCATTACGGTAACAACTACACGCGGTGTGGCTTCGACAACCGGGTTTATTTTCTATCCTGGTGCGCTGGTTGATCCACATGCTTATGTTGGTCTGATGGAGCTATTGGCCGATGCACCTCCCGGCTACCGGGTTTTCATTGCAAAAGTACCGGCTAACTTAGCCGTACTTCAGCCCGAAGCGGCCCGGTCAATTATGGACGAACACCCGGAAATTCGTACCTGGGTTATTGGCGGGCATTCGTTGGGTGGGGCTATGGCCTGTACGTGGGTTCGGCGCAACCCCGAATCGGTGCGGGGGCTGGTGCTGCTGGCCGCTTACCCGGCTGGAGCCGATAATCTGTCGGGATGGTCGGGGGGCGTTTTGTCGGTATACGGCACAAACGACGAGGTGCTTAATGCAGTAGCTTTAGCTGAGGCAAAAGACCGGCTGCCCAAACAGACCATTACGACTACGATTGCCGGTGGTAATCATGCTTATTTTGGCAACTACGGCGAGCAAAAAGGCGATGGAACGGCCACCGTCAGCCGCCGGGAGCAGCAGTTGGAAACGGCCCGTCAGTTTATCGGTTTTATGAAAACGCTTGGCTTATGA